From a region of the Caldivirga sp. genome:
- a CDS encoding 7-cyano-7-deazaguanine synthase yields MVECSVSGVLVFGELDETRVRGIEGKLRSIVMRAEERGRDSWGIVTMSRNGEIKSIKSLGKASETLPNYPRILDTDTVVAIANNRAEPTTEYVKEKGLNDIQPMISEYVVVSHNGTIANDVELEGKYGIRKISKIDSSILPPLLEKAWDGSLEGLQRILRDEVVGSFALAIIDRRRPGKLWLAVNFKPLYVMWDRELNALFFSSLDTYLEDPDKPPWDANVIKRIEPYSVIEVTRDGEWRVLRLWRDEQGKPRRVLVVASGGLDSTTAATQLIKQGYDVTLLHFNYGHVAEGPEDRAVRRIAEFLNVPLLEVNMDFFKIVRHSPLLGEGEINRRRSGINGAEFAHEWVPARNLVFIALAVAIAEAMGYDYVATGVNLEESGAYPDNEMEFIRLLNQVMPYAVGPNKHVELLMPVGHLVKHEIVKLGLEVNAPLHLTWSCYDKGPKHCGRCGPCYMRRLAFKINGIRDPVEYDLPPEVEEEFWRGTRNYVIPGSRKSERLTTKG; encoded by the coding sequence GTATTGAGGGTAAGTTAAGGAGTATTGTGATGAGGGCTGAGGAGAGGGGTAGGGATAGTTGGGGTATTGTAACCATGAGTAGGAATGGGGAAATTAAGTCGATTAAATCACTGGGTAAGGCCAGTGAAACCCTACCTAATTATCCAAGGATACTGGATACTGATACTGTAGTGGCTATAGCTAATAATAGGGCTGAGCCAACGACAGAGTATGTTAAGGAAAAGGGGCTTAATGATATTCAACCAATGATTAGTGAATATGTGGTTGTTTCACACAACGGCACTATCGCCAATGATGTTGAGCTTGAGGGTAAGTATGGGATAAGGAAAATCAGTAAAATAGACTCATCAATACTACCACCCCTACTTGAGAAGGCTTGGGATGGTTCACTTGAGGGTCTTCAAAGAATACTTAGGGATGAGGTAGTGGGGTCCTTTGCACTAGCCATTATTGATAGGAGAAGACCAGGTAAGCTTTGGCTTGCCGTTAACTTCAAGCCCCTATACGTCATGTGGGATAGGGAATTAAACGCGCTCTTCTTCTCGAGCTTGGATACGTACCTTGAAGACCCTGATAAACCACCATGGGATGCTAACGTAATCAAGAGAATTGAACCATACAGTGTAATTGAAGTAACTAGGGATGGGGAGTGGCGTGTATTAAGGCTGTGGAGGGATGAACAGGGTAAGCCTAGGAGAGTGCTTGTGGTGGCTAGTGGGGGATTGGATTCTACAACTGCGGCAACGCAATTGATTAAACAGGGTTATGACGTTACACTGCTGCATTTTAACTACGGTCATGTTGCGGAGGGTCCCGAGGATAGGGCTGTTAGGAGAATTGCAGAGTTCCTTAATGTGCCATTACTTGAGGTTAACATGGACTTCTTCAAGATAGTTAGGCACTCACCATTACTCGGTGAGGGTGAGATTAATAGGAGGAGGAGTGGTATTAATGGTGCTGAATTCGCCCACGAATGGGTCCCAGCAAGGAACCTAGTCTTCATAGCCTTAGCCGTGGCCATAGCTGAGGCAATGGGTTACGACTACGTAGCCACTGGAGTTAACCTAGAGGAATCAGGGGCTTACCCTGATAATGAAATGGAGTTCATAAGGCTCCTTAATCAGGTAATGCCGTATGCAGTAGGCCCAAATAAGCATGTTGAATTACTAATGCCAGTGGGACACTTGGTTAAGCATGAGATCGTGAAACTAGGCCTAGAAGTTAACGCACCACTTCACTTAACTTGGAGCTGCTACGATAAGGGTCCTAAGCACTGCGGTCGGTGTGGGCCATGCTACATGCGTAGGTTAGCATTCAAGATTAATGGAATTAGGGACCCAGTGGAGTATGACTTACCACCGGAGGTTGAAGAGGAGTTCTGGAGAGGGACAAGGAACTACGTGATACCAGGTTCAAGAAAAAGTGAACGACTAACAACTAAAGGTTAA